AATGCTGTGAAAGGTACTTTGTTTGGCGAAAACTTTCTCATGTCAATCGCAACTTTGGGAGCGATTTTTATCGGTGAATTTCCCGAGGCTGTAGCTGTAATGCTTTTCTTTTCAGTTGGAGAACTTTTTGAAGGTTTTGCAGTTGGAAAATCAAGGCGATCCATAAGATCACTTCTCTCTTTAAGAGCTGAGTATGCAAATTTAGAGGTTGATGGAAAGCTTGAAAAAGTCTCGCCGGAAGAAGTCAAACCTGGTCATACAATATTGGTCAAACCCGGAGAAAAGATACCACTCGACGGAATAGTTATTGAGGGTGAGTCATTCCTCGATACCTCTGCATTGACCGGCGAAAGTGTTCCACGAAAAACAAAACCAGGGGATGAGGTTCTTTCTGGAATGATAAATACTTCTGGTTTGTTGAGGATAAAAGTTCAAAAATCGCTGGAAAATTCTTACGCTACAAAGATACTAGAGTTAGTTGAAAATGCTGCTTCAAAAAAAGCTCCAACAGAAAAGTTCATTACAAAGTTTTCAAAATATTACACACCCTTTGTCGTTTTTGGAGCCGCAGCTGTGGCTTTCCTGCCGCCTTTGCTAATACCAGACGCTAGTCTGGCTGTCTGGTTACAACGTGCACTCGTGTTGCTCGTTATTTCGTGCCCGTGTGCCCTTGTCATTTCCATTCCCCTGGGATATTTCGGAGGTATAGGTAACGCCTCAAAGCATGGAATACTGGTCAAAGGTGGTAATTATCTCGATGCACTTAGAAACGCTGATACCGTTGTTTTTGATAAAACAGGTACACTTACCGAAGGGGTTTTTAACGTATCGGGCATAGAGAGTTTCAATGGTTATACCAAAGAAGAAGTGATAAATCTTGCCGCATTGGCGGAAGCTCATTCTAACCATCCAATAGCGATCTCTATTTATAGCTACGTTGGTAATCTTGAGAACAATAATGTCGAAAAATTCGAAGAAATATCCGGTCATGGTGTAATTGCGACGATTTCAGGGAAAAGAATACTCGTTGGAAACGAAAAACTCCTTAAAGCTAATGATATTGATTTCGAGAAAGAAGAACTAAATGTACCGGGTACTGTGGTTTATGTTGCTGTCGAAAATAAACTCGCAGGTCGAATAATAATATCCGATAAGATAAAAGAGGATTCTAAGAAAGCGATAGAGGAACTGAAAAAACTTTCCATAAAAAGGGTGATAATGCTAACTGGTGATAATCAAGCGGTCGCTGAAAAAGTTGCCTCGATGCTTGGTGTTGACGAATACCATGCACAGCTCTTACCAAATGAGAAAGTTGATATCTTGGAACGAATAAAGGAGAACAGTAAGAAAGTTGTCTTTGTTGGTGATGGAATAAACGATTCACCGGTAATTGCGAGCGCAGACATTGGAGTAGCTATGGGGGGGCTAGGTTCTGATGCCGCTATTGAAACCGCCGATGTTGTCATAATGGATGATAAGCCTTCAAAGCTTCCTGTTGCTATGAGAATAGCCAATTCTACTCATAACATTGTGATTCAAAATATCGTCTTAGCCTTAGGGGTAAAAGGATTGTTTATACTTCTTGGAGTCTTAGGACATGCGACCATGTGGGAAGCTGTGTTCGCAGACGTGGGCGTTGCTCTATTAGCCATATTGAATTCTACAAGGGTTTTGAAAGAGCCGAAGACCAATGCAGGAAGTGAATGATGTAATTAAACTAACCAGATTGAACATATCGAAGGAAAGACTTTAGAATTCCCACAAAATGAATACTCCTCATTCAGAAATAACCAGCTATGTCTGGTTATTTCTTGTTTGTGTTTACTTTAGAATTTCCACTGATGGTACATATATACGTGAAATAGAAAGTATCTCTATACTGTGCCGAAGCTCTAATTGAATGTACTACCTGTCCTGAAGATTAAAAGTAAAGTTTTTGTCATGAGGATATCAGACCTCAGGATCTCTTCTCTTTGTTGTATGCATGGAAACTGGAAAAATGAATAAAGGTGCTTTGTTGCGCTATAATTGATAGGAATCTTGTTGGAGGGCAGGTCATGAAGAATAACGTTATCAAAGGAACGCTGGCCTTTGGATTAGCAACAATGATTTCACGAGTTACAGGTCTTTTGAGAGACGCGTTCTTTGCGGGTTATTTTGGCACTTCCAGTCAGTACGATGCTTACCTCGTAGCGATTATGATTCCCTTTTTTTTGAGGAAAATTTTTGCTGAAGGTGCTCTTTCACTGACTTTTATCCCCATGTTCGCCGAAAGACGAAGAAAATCTCTTGAAGAGTCTTTTGAATTTACATCTACCGTACTGTTGCTCATTATCGCTATTACATCGGTTATTTCAGCATCGGGTGTGTTCTTTTCTACCCCTGTGACGAGGGTATTTGCCGGGGGATTTAGCCCAGAAGTAATCCAGCTTACTTCGAAATTGATGAAAATAACCTTTCCCTTCATCCTCCTCGTTTCCACTTGGAGTGTTTTTTATGGTGTGTTAAATAGTTTTGATGCTTATTTTCTTGCCGCACTTTCCCCAGCTTTTATAAATATCTCGACGATAATAGGTATTGTTCTTTCAAAATATTTCAATCCACCTATTCTCGCCCCAGCCATAGCATTCGTTGTTGGCGGTGCTGCGCAGGTGACCATACTGGCTGTTGCAGCTAAAAGGAAGGGTTTCAAATTCAGGCCGCGATTCAACAGAAAAGACGCTAAAGAGTTTCTAAAGTTATTCGGTTTGACGATGATTTCACCCGCTATCGCCCAGGTGAATTCACTTGTTGACACGAGGGTTGCTACAGAGCTCGGTTCAGGGGCAGTGTCGAGTCTGCAATACGCGATGAGGCTTTATCAACTCCCATTGGGTGTATTTGCTGTCTCCGTTGCGACTGTAGTTCTGGCAGAGCTATCAAAATACGTAGAAAACAAGGAGAAGTTCAACGAAACGATGTGGTCTTCCCTCGAGACGCTCCTGTATTTTGTTATACCGGCGATGCTTGGCCTCATAGTGCTTTCTGAGGAAATCGTATCTTTACTGTTTCAGAGAGGTGCTTTTACTTATCAGGACACGATAATAACAGCTCGCATTTTAAAAGCATATGCCGTGGGGTTACCTTTTTATGGACTATTCAATATTTTTTCCAGGGTTCATTATTCTCGAAAAAACCCAAGGTTCCCCTCCATCATAGCTGCTTTGATGGCGGGGATTAACATCTTGCTTGACATCGTTTTGGGGCTCATCTATGGTCCTGTTGGCATTGCTTGGGCAACGACTCTTGCGGGTATATTTGGAGCATTTGCCGTAGCCTCGGGAATACTCTTAAAGACCAGCCTTGCAAAAAAACAGTTGTTTGAATTATTGAAGATCGCCATAGTGAGCAGTCTCATGGTTATTGTGATCATTCTTGAAAAATCTCTGCTTCGTCCATCACTGCTCTCAAGTGCTATTGAAATTGTTTCCGGTGCTATCGTATATCTCGTGCTTTCAAAACTCTTTTCACTCAGAGAGTATGAAAACATAAAGAATATCTTCAGGGGGCGATAGATTCAACATAGTAAATTACGGGGGAGGGGACACAATGTAAAGACTATCCATATCTTCCCTACTATCCAACTTTATAGGGAAAACGAATCTATGGTTTCTAGAGGGAAGCCCGGGTCCTATCTCTTCAGCCATTTGAACTTCTCCGGTTTTCCCTATTTCAAAAGTCCATGAAAAATGAGATGACCTCAGCATTTAAACAATTTAGTCTTCTTAAAGAAGTATTTTCCAGTAAATCTCTCAAGATTCAAGGAGCTCTTTCAGTCTTTGAGTAATCGTTTTCTTTATTTTTTCTTTGAAAGGGAGCGCGAAAATGGGCAGCTTGAAATCGAGTATCACCCATTTATCGTTGATTGTCACAGTTCCATTTATTCTGGAGCCCATCACTTCAGAAAAGATGATCAGGACATCTCCCCGCCACTGTTTTTCCACTTTTTCCGAATAGCCCGAAAAATTCTTTAGAAGTCTATCTATTTCCTCAGTGATGATGCTTTTTACTTCTTCATTTTCCCGCTTGTGTCGGATTTCTATCCTCATCCGATCCCTCCTCATTGATAGTTTACAGCAAACACTCGATTTAGGTTCATGGAATTCCAGCAGATAAATACCTTTCAACGTGTTAAAATCTTCACAGGAGGTAATCGACGAGATGAACAAGGTATTTGTAGTCGTTGACACTGAAACAACCGGATCAAATCCCCTTCTTGGTGATAGGATAATAGAAATAGCTGCGATACCCATTTATCATGGTAAGATTTATTATGAGTTGCGCTTTCATTCTCTTATTAATCCTCAGGTTACCATACCAGCTGCCATAAGCAGCATTCACGGTCTCAAGAACACTGATGTCAATGATGAACCCAGTATGTTGGAAGTGTTCCCTAAATTCAGAGAATACGTAGGAAATGCTGTGATCGTTGGTCACAGCATTGCGGTGGATATGAGGTTTTTTGATATGGCTGCAAAAGAAGCGGGGATGTTTCCATTTTCCAATGACTATATAGATACATATGAACTGGCAAGAAGTCTCTTTAAGGAAGGTCCTTATAGCCTTGCAGGACTCGCTGCCAGATTGAAGGTCAGAGATGTACCAACTCATCGTGCCCTTGACGATGCCAGAGTAGCTGCGAAAGTGTTTCTGGCACTCGTGGAAAAGCTGGGAGGTTTCTCAAAGCTGGGTATATATTTGAGACATTGGAGGGGCTAGTATGGTGAAGAACTTCGTTCTTGATACCAACGTGTTGGTTCACGATCCGGACTGTATCGAAAAATTTGAAGACAATATATTGATTATCCCTTTCCCGGTACTTGAAGAAATTGACAAGCTGAAATCAAAGCCTGGTTCCCTCGGTCAGAGGGCGAGGGAAGTCAACAGAAAGCTCGATGAGCTCAGAAAATCTGGGGACCTCACAAAGGGTGTGCGTATCGATTCTGGTGGGTTGGTCAAGATACTGATATTCAACGAGTTCCATGCCACACTGCCACCTTTTATGGCGGAAAGTTACAAGGATAACAAGATTCTTCTATATTCATTAGAGCTGAAGAAACGTGATAAAAAACATACAATTCTCGTGACAAAAGATATCAATCTCAGAGTGAAAGCGGACGTGCTTGGGATTTCTACACAGGATTACCTAGCGGACAAAGTTGTAATTGACGAGATTCTCTCAGGTGTAAAAGAACTTCACGATCCTTCATTGAGGGAAAGGTTCAACAGAATTGGAAGTGTTTCGGTTAGGGATATTGGGACAGAGCTTTATCCTAATACATTTCTAGACTTTGGTGAGGGAGTTTACGGCAGGGTGGAACCGGATGGAAAGAGTGTGGTGAGACTGTCTGTTTCCGTGGAAACTTCCTGTTGGGGGATCTTTCCGCGAAACAGAGAGCAACTCTTCGCGTTTGAATTACTTCTGGATGACAGGATAAAGTTTGTTGCTATGCCTGGAATAGCTGGAACGGGCAAAACTTTGCTCTCTCTAGCGGCGGGAATGAGAAAAACTGTGGACGAAAAACTCTATGAGAGGTTGATTGTATCAAGGCCTGTTATACCGATGGGGCAAGATATCGGGTATTTGCCAGGGTCACAGGAAGAGAAGATGAGACCGTGGATGCAGCCAATATACGACAATCTTTTCCTTCTATTCACAAACCGTCACGTGGATCCTGATACATTTCTTAAACGAAGCGATAAACTGGGGGTTGAAGTACTAAGTTACATACGTGGTCGTTCCATACCGAATCAATATATGATTATAGACGAGGCACAGAATTTAACGCCGCATGAAGTGAAGACAATATTGACACGTATAGGAGAAGACACTAAGGTGATCCTTATAGGCGACCCTTACCAAATAGACAACATATACCTCGATACCAACAGTTGTGGTCTGGTTTACGCTGCTTCTAAATTTGTATCTCACCCGCTTGCGGGGCATATAACTCTTGTGAAGGGTGAAAGATCTGAGCTGGCCACCGCAGCAGCGGAATTATTGTAGAGAGGTGTGCAATGAGAACGAAAAGACAGATACCAAAAGAATATGATCTGTACGTCAGGATAGCGAGGCCGGATATTCACGTACTTTGTTATATTGCTGAAGCGCAAGACAACCTCATGAATATAAGGCATACCACTGAAGAGGGATACCTCAAGATCATCGTTCCAGGTGACCTTCTCGAAGAAGCCTTAAAATTCCTTGATAGCATAAAAAACGTTATAGATCTGGAAGTGGTGGAGATACGTGAAAACCCGGGTCATACTTGATCTGTTGAAATTACCGCTTCCCAGAGAAAGGGCGAAAAGCGTAAGGGATATAGATTACGATCGCCTCATTGATCTGGGATATGATACTATACTTTTCGATTACGATAACACGCTTGCAGTATGGCGTTCGGAATTTGATGCAAGAAACAGAGAAGTTATCGAAAAGCTCCTGGAACGCGGTTTAAAAGTAGCCGTGGTTACGAACGCGCCATTTGAAAGAGTAAGAAATATGCATGAGTTCTTTGGTGATCGCGTCAAACTATATTATTCTATGAGGAAACCTGGTACAAGAGAACTTCTGAAAGTTTTAAAAGAACTCGAATCCACACCGGAAAGAGCCGTGATTGTTGGAGATCTTTTCCTTACTGACGTTATTGCGGGCAATCGCATGGGAATGTACACTATCATGGTCAAACCGGTCATGAACAAAGACGCCGCGTTTTATAAGAAAGTCAGCGCCTTCATGACTATTGCGGCTTATACTGTTTTTTTCTATACAATTGGCTGGTTTTTCAGGATTACAGAGCTCATTTCTCCTCACCTCTTTGCCGATGATATTTCAGATATAGATTTTGAACAGTTGAAAGAGGCTGGTTATGAACTTATGATCCTTGACTTCGATAACACGCTTGAGCCCTGGGGAAGTGACGAGTTATCGAATGAAAGGGAACTTCTCATAAGGCGTATTCAGCTAATCGGAATGAAGGTAGTTATAATCTCTAATGGTAAGAGGAAGAGACTCAGAGGAGTCGATGCGTTTATTCAAGGTGTTGATGTCATTCCAGAAGCCCGAAAGCCTTTCCCATACAAAACCAGAAGATATTTGAGTAAAAGAGGCATAAAGACTTATCATACAGTCATTATCGGGGATCAACTTTTTACAGATATATTGATGGGGAATCTTTTAGGCTGTTTTACAATAAAAGTCAATCCAATTTCTGAGCAAGAGTTTTTCTGGACACGTTTGATGAGAAAACTTGAAAAACTACTCCTCAAATTTATAAAGAACAAAACAGTGTTGGAGGAAATGAAGCGGTGAAGTGCAAAGGATGCGGTATTGAGATTCAGACCACAGCAGAAAACGAACCGGGATACATACCGGTCGAAGTACTTGAGCGCAGGCTAGTAGAAGGGAAAGAGGTCTACTGTAAGCGTTGTTTTTCTTTGAAGCACTACGGGAAACTTATTGATGGCTTTGATTTTGACCACTCACTGGAACTATTAAGGCGTTATTTGAATCTAGCGCCCAATGTTCTTTATATTATTGACATCTTTGATTTTGAAGGAACGTTCAGAAAGGAAATCGTAGAACTTCTTAAAGACCACCAGGTTTTTTATCTGGTTAATAAAGTCGACCTGATCCCGGAGGAAATCACACCCATGGAGATAAAAAGATGGGTAAAGGATAGGTTTAAGGTTCAGAGCACAAGAATACGCCTCATGTCCGCAAAAAAAAGGAGGGGAGTGGCGAGCTTGCTTAAATTCCTGAAGGGAAAGAGATCGAGGAAATTTCTCACGATTGGTGTTACTAATGTTGGTAAATCCTCGGTTCTAAATGCGCTCGCCGATAGAGATACATTGACTATTAGTCGCTTTCCCGGAACTACCCTTAAAGCCATCGAGTTTCGAAACAGAGAACATGGTTTGACTTTCATCGACACACCCGGAATCATAACGAAAGACAGGGTAACCGATCTTCTCGATGCCGTTTGTCAATCCAGAGTATTACCCGAAAAAAAGCTGATGGTACACACCATAAAGGTCAAGAAAAAACCAAGAACAGTGTTTCTTGGAGGATTTGTTAGAATAGATGCAGAAACGGGCGAGCTTCCTGGACCAATTTTTCATGTGATTACCTCCGAAAATGTGACGGTGCACGAGACTAATCCCGAAACTGCTAATATCAAATGGTCTTTATGGTTCGGGAGCCTCCTTCAGCCTCCGTGTACCCAACAAAGTGTTGATGAATACGGTATGAGAAAAAAGAAATTGAAACTTGTGACCGGTCAGGAAGTTGCAATAAAGGGACTTGGGTGGATAAATGTCGCAAGAGGTCCACTGGAAATAACGATTAGCTACCCCGCTAATACGGAGCCGGTGGTCAGGAAAGGACTTGTTGGTCCATTGAAATTTAAGTATAAAAACTGACTTGGAGGTGTTTTGGTGAAACTCAAAAATCATCCGATCAAAGCTGGAGTGTCCAACAGGCACGTCCATCTCTCTCAAGAGCACCTTGAAATTCTTTTTGGAGAGGGCTATGAACTTACGCCTATTAAGGACCTTGGTCAACCAGGGCAGTACGCAGCTAAGGAAAAAGTGATCCTCGTAGGGCCAAAGGGTGCCATTGAGGGTGTAAGGGTTCTTGGACCCGTCAGGAAAGCCACTCAGGTGGAAATCTCCAGAACAGATGCGTTCAAGCTCGGAGTAAAACCACCCATAAAAGATTCCGGAGATCATGAGGGTTCTGTTGGACTCACGCTCGTTGGTCCAAAGGGCACCGTCGTGCTTGAGAAAGGCGTTATTCTCGCCAAAAGGCACGTCCATATGACCCCAGAGGATGCGGAAAAACTCGGCGTTAAAGATAAACAGCTGGTCATGGTTTACTGTGAAGGTAACGGCGAGAGAAAAACCATCTTCGATGACGTGTTAGTAAGAGTCAGCAGCTCGTATGCTCTTGAATTCCATGTAGACGTCGATGAAGCTAACGCTGCGATGCTCAATAATAATGATAACGTGTATATAATCGAGGAGTTGTAAGAGTGTTATATCTGGGAACAAGCGGGTATTACTTCCGGAATTGGATAGGAACCGCTTATCCCGAGGATATCAGACCTTCTCAGATGCTGAGCTATTATCACGCTATCTGGAAGTTCAATACTGTTGAATTGAACTTCACGTATTATCGTATGCCAGATTATCATACCCTTGCAGCTATTTCCAGAAAAGTCCCCGGTGATTTCGTCTTCGCGGTGAAATCACCGGGTTCTGTTACCCACGAACACTGGAAGACCCTTAATACTAATCAAGCTGTTGATGAGTTAAAGACTTTCAAACGTGCACTAGCACCCATAATTTCTGAGAACCGACTCGGGCCTATTCTTTTCCAGTTCCCTTCAACGTTCAGACCTACTGAAGAAAACCTTAGCTATTTGGAGAAGGTTATGAACACATGCATAGAAGATAGTGTGTTGCCGGCGGTTGAATTTCGCCACAAGAGCTGGGCTCGGAAAGAATACGATAACTTTTTGTTGGAATGTGGTGCTATTCCTGTGGTTGCTGACGAACCTGAAATTAGCACGCTCTTCCCCTATCGACCGGTTTCGGGAAATGGAATAGCCTATTTCAGGTTCCACGGTAGAAATCCGGATTGGTTTGTTTCGGAGGGAAGTGAAAGATACAATTATAACTATTCAGATGATGAGCTGAGATTTTTCGCGCTGGACGTGATAGAATTCTTATCGAAAGGGCTCGATGTGTACGTGTATTTCAATAATTGTCACATGGGTAATGCTGTACACAACGCGCTCCGTTTCAGAGAAATGGTAGGAGGTGCCTGAACATTTAATGAACTACACCGATTACTTCAACATCGTACTCAGAATGCTAACTGATGGCGCTGAACCATACGAAATCTTTGACGAACTTTCCAAGTTTGGCTTGAGGGAACAGGAAATCGACGAGATATTCAGTGTGGCTCTCAGGATGCTCCTCGCAGGTTATGACACAACCCAGATTGTCTTCCGGGATAATTATGATCTCAAGAGAAGGGTTTTCACCGATGAAGAACTGGAAACTTTAAGGACCCTTCCAGGGCTTTTTAAATCTTACCTGTGGGGTGAAATTTCGCCCTCTGATTTCGAGAAATCTTTAACGGATTTTTCTGACTTCGAAGAATAAAAAACGCGGGCGACGGCCCGCGTCTGGCGGTTTCTACCTTCTTTTTATACCCATTTGGCCAATGAAATGAAGTTATTGATTGGCATCATGTCAGGATTTGGC
This genomic interval from Kosmotoga pacifica contains the following:
- a CDS encoding DUF72 domain-containing protein — encoded protein: MLYLGTSGYYFRNWIGTAYPEDIRPSQMLSYYHAIWKFNTVELNFTYYRMPDYHTLAAISRKVPGDFVFAVKSPGSVTHEHWKTLNTNQAVDELKTFKRALAPIISENRLGPILFQFPSTFRPTEENLSYLEKVMNTCIEDSVLPAVEFRHKSWARKEYDNFLLECGAIPVVADEPEISTLFPYRPVSGNGIAYFRFHGRNPDWFVSEGSERYNYNYSDDELRFFALDVIEFLSKGLDVYVYFNNCHMGNAVHNALRFREMVGGA
- a CDS encoding GTPase, with the protein product MKCKGCGIEIQTTAENEPGYIPVEVLERRLVEGKEVYCKRCFSLKHYGKLIDGFDFDHSLELLRRYLNLAPNVLYIIDIFDFEGTFRKEIVELLKDHQVFYLVNKVDLIPEEITPMEIKRWVKDRFKVQSTRIRLMSAKKRRGVASLLKFLKGKRSRKFLTIGVTNVGKSSVLNALADRDTLTISRFPGTTLKAIEFRNREHGLTFIDTPGIITKDRVTDLLDAVCQSRVLPEKKLMVHTIKVKKKPRTVFLGGFVRIDAETGELPGPIFHVITSENVTVHETNPETANIKWSLWFGSLLQPPCTQQSVDEYGMRKKKLKLVTGQEVAIKGLGWINVARGPLEITISYPANTEPVVRKGLVGPLKFKYKN
- a CDS encoding heavy metal translocating P-type ATPase, encoding MRKKYRVKNLDCASCAAKIENAAKEQGIKVTLNFTTQTLLVDEKEMEKVQEIASKIEPGVVFEDGTNKDSEMENENELKRQIVRLTISGSFFAIGVIYRFFDLGMPVAVNIGLFLTAYIISGWEVLVGAVKNAVKGTLFGENFLMSIATLGAIFIGEFPEAVAVMLFFSVGELFEGFAVGKSRRSIRSLLSLRAEYANLEVDGKLEKVSPEEVKPGHTILVKPGEKIPLDGIVIEGESFLDTSALTGESVPRKTKPGDEVLSGMINTSGLLRIKVQKSLENSYATKILELVENAASKKAPTEKFITKFSKYYTPFVVFGAAAVAFLPPLLIPDASLAVWLQRALVLLVISCPCALVISIPLGYFGGIGNASKHGILVKGGNYLDALRNADTVVFDKTGTLTEGVFNVSGIESFNGYTKEEVINLAALAEAHSNHPIAISIYSYVGNLENNNVEKFEEISGHGVIATISGKRILVGNEKLLKANDIDFEKEELNVPGTVVYVAVENKLAGRIIISDKIKEDSKKAIEELKKLSIKRVIMLTGDNQAVAEKVASMLGVDEYHAQLLPNEKVDILERIKENSKKVVFVGDGINDSPVIASADIGVAMGGLGSDAAIETADVVIMDDKPSKLPVAMRIANSTHNIVIQNIVLALGVKGLFILLGVLGHATMWEAVFADVGVALLAILNSTRVLKEPKTNAGSE
- the pduL gene encoding phosphate propanoyltransferase, with translation MKLKNHPIKAGVSNRHVHLSQEHLEILFGEGYELTPIKDLGQPGQYAAKEKVILVGPKGAIEGVRVLGPVRKATQVEISRTDAFKLGVKPPIKDSGDHEGSVGLTLVGPKGTVVLEKGVILAKRHVHMTPEDAEKLGVKDKQLVMVYCEGNGERKTIFDDVLVRVSSSYALEFHVDVDEANAAMLNNNDNVYIIEEL
- a CDS encoding PolC-type DNA polymerase III, which translates into the protein MNKVFVVVDTETTGSNPLLGDRIIEIAAIPIYHGKIYYELRFHSLINPQVTIPAAISSIHGLKNTDVNDEPSMLEVFPKFREYVGNAVIVGHSIAVDMRFFDMAAKEAGMFPFSNDYIDTYELARSLFKEGPYSLAGLAARLKVRDVPTHRALDDARVAAKVFLALVEKLGGFSKLGIYLRHWRG
- a CDS encoding PhoH family protein, translating into MVKNFVLDTNVLVHDPDCIEKFEDNILIIPFPVLEEIDKLKSKPGSLGQRAREVNRKLDELRKSGDLTKGVRIDSGGLVKILIFNEFHATLPPFMAESYKDNKILLYSLELKKRDKKHTILVTKDINLRVKADVLGISTQDYLADKVVIDEILSGVKELHDPSLRERFNRIGSVSVRDIGTELYPNTFLDFGEGVYGRVEPDGKSVVRLSVSVETSCWGIFPRNREQLFAFELLLDDRIKFVAMPGIAGTGKTLLSLAAGMRKTVDEKLYERLIVSRPVIPMGQDIGYLPGSQEEKMRPWMQPIYDNLFLLFTNRHVDPDTFLKRSDKLGVEVLSYIRGRSIPNQYMIIDEAQNLTPHEVKTILTRIGEDTKVILIGDPYQIDNIYLDTNSCGLVYAASKFVSHPLAGHITLVKGERSELATAAAELL
- the murJ gene encoding murein biosynthesis integral membrane protein MurJ; protein product: MKNNVIKGTLAFGLATMISRVTGLLRDAFFAGYFGTSSQYDAYLVAIMIPFFLRKIFAEGALSLTFIPMFAERRRKSLEESFEFTSTVLLLIIAITSVISASGVFFSTPVTRVFAGGFSPEVIQLTSKLMKITFPFILLVSTWSVFYGVLNSFDAYFLAALSPAFINISTIIGIVLSKYFNPPILAPAIAFVVGGAAQVTILAVAAKRKGFKFRPRFNRKDAKEFLKLFGLTMISPAIAQVNSLVDTRVATELGSGAVSSLQYAMRLYQLPLGVFAVSVATVVLAELSKYVENKEKFNETMWSSLETLLYFVIPAMLGLIVLSEEIVSLLFQRGAFTYQDTIITARILKAYAVGLPFYGLFNIFSRVHYSRKNPRFPSIIAALMAGINILLDIVLGLIYGPVGIAWATTLAGIFGAFAVASGILLKTSLAKKQLFELLKIAIVSSLMVIVIILEKSLLRPSLLSSAIEIVSGAIVYLVLSKLFSLREYENIKNIFRGR
- a CDS encoding polyhydroxyalkanoic acid system family protein, which encodes MRIEIRHKRENEEVKSIITEEIDRLLKNFSGYSEKVEKQWRGDVLIIFSEVMGSRINGTVTINDKWVILDFKLPIFALPFKEKIKKTITQRLKELLES
- a CDS encoding DUF4911 domain-containing protein, producing the protein MRTKRQIPKEYDLYVRIARPDIHVLCYIAEAQDNLMNIRHTTEEGYLKIIVPGDLLEEALKFLDSIKNVIDLEVVEIRENPGHT
- a CDS encoding YqeG family HAD IIIA-type phosphatase gives rise to the protein MKTRVILDLLKLPLPRERAKSVRDIDYDRLIDLGYDTILFDYDNTLAVWRSEFDARNREVIEKLLERGLKVAVVTNAPFERVRNMHEFFGDRVKLYYSMRKPGTRELLKVLKELESTPERAVIVGDLFLTDVIAGNRMGMYTIMVKPVMNKDAAFYKKVSAFMTIAAYTVFFYTIGWFFRITELISPHLFADDISDIDFEQLKEAGYELMILDFDNTLEPWGSDELSNERELLIRRIQLIGMKVVIISNGKRKRLRGVDAFIQGVDVIPEARKPFPYKTRRYLSKRGIKTYHTVIIGDQLFTDILMGNLLGCFTIKVNPISEQEFFWTRLMRKLEKLLLKFIKNKTVLEEMKR